A stretch of Vigna angularis cultivar LongXiaoDou No.4 chromosome 4, ASM1680809v1, whole genome shotgun sequence DNA encodes these proteins:
- the LOC108322319 gene encoding calmodulin-binding transcription activator 5 isoform X1 — MAHDLTGQLVGSEIHGFHTLQDLDVSNTMEEAKGRWLRPNEIHAILCNHKYFKIKAKPVHLPESGTIVLFDRKMLRNFRKDGHNWKKKSDGKTVKEAHEHLKVGNEERIHVYYAHGQDNPTFVRRCYWLLDKNLEHIVLVHYRETREIQLQSSPVTPVNSNSSSVSDPAASWVLAEDLDSGAKSAFSAELNDNLTVKSYEEKLHEINTLEWDDLVVSNVNTSTTSNGGNVLHSYQQNQSLLSGSFDNQVSGTPSAEVPSLGLQSQDSFGTWMNIMSDAPCSIDESALATSISTVREPYLSLVADNQLSSLPEQVFNLTEVSPAWASSTEKTKVLITGYFHSDYQHLAKFNLVCVCGDVSFPVEIVQVGVYRCWVPPHSPGLVNIYLSFDGHKPISHVVNFEYRTPILHDPTASMEEKYNWNEFRLQMRLAHLLFSTDKILDIFSNTVSPNALKEASRFSIKTSFISKSWQFLMKSIDEQTTPFPQVKDSLFEIALKNKLKEWLLERIVVGSKSTEYDAQGQGVLHLCAMLGYSWAISLFSWSGLSLDFRDKFGWTALHWAAYYGMEKMVATLLSAGARPNLVTDPTPKNPGGCTAADLAYTKGYDGLAAYLSEKSLVEQFNDMSLAGNISGTLDTSSTDVVNTQELTEDQLYLKETLAAYRTAAGAAARIQAAYKEHELNLRYKAVELNTPEHQARRIVAAMKIQHAFRKYETKKSNAAAVRIQHRFRTRKIRREFLNMRRQAIKIQAAFRGFQVRRQYKKIIWSVGVLEKAILRWRLKRKGFRGLQVNSAEDGEQEDGVEEEFFRTGLKQAEERVERSVVRVQAMFRSKKAQEEYRRMKLAYSQAKMDLEFEDFLTSEVDMLTDI, encoded by the exons GTGGTACTATTGTACTATTTGACCGCAAGATGCTTAGAAATTTCAGAAAAGATGGGCAcaattggaaaaagaaaagcgATGGGAAAACTGTTAAAGAAGCGCACGAACACTTAAAA GTTGGCAATGAAGAAAGGATCCATGTATATTATGCACATGGCCAAGATAACCCAACCTTCGTCCGTAGATGTTATTGGTTGCTTGATAA GAATTTGGAGCACATAGTCCTTGTTCATTATCGTGAAACACGAGAG ATACAATTGCAAAGTTCTCCTGTTACACCTGTAAATTCAAATTCAAGTTCTGTCTCTGACCCTGCGGCATCTTGGGTTCTAGCAGAAGACTTAGATTCTGGGGCGAAAAGTGCTTTCAGTGCTG AGCTTAATGACAATTTAACAGTTAAAAGTTATGAAGAGAAGCTTCATGAGATTAATACACTTGAATGGGATGACCTAGTTGTTTCAAATGTCAACACTTCTACTACATCTAATGGAG GCAATGTTTTACATtcatatcaacaaaatcaaagtTTACTTAGTGGAAGCTTTGACAAT CAGGTATCTGGTACTCCTTCGGCAGAAGTTCCTTCTTTAG GCTTGCAAAGTCAGGACAGCTTTGGAACGTGGATGAACATCATGTCAGATGCACCATGTTCCATAGACGAGTCAGCTCTCGCAACATCAATTTCTACTGTTCGTGAACCATATTTATCACTGGTGGCTGATAATCAGCTATCTTCTTTGCCTGAACAAGTATTTAATCTCACAGAAGTGTCCCCTGCTTGGGCATCTTCCACTGAGAAAACAAAG GTCCTGATAACTGGATATTTTCATAGTGACTATCAACACCTTGCAAAGTTCAACCTAGTGTGTGTCTGTGGTGATGTAAGTTTTCCTGTAGAAATTGTTCAGGTCGGGGTTTACCGATGCTGGGTGCCACCACACTCCCCAGGATTGGTCAATATCTATTTGAGCTTTGATGGCCACAAGCCTATTAGCCATGTTGTTAATTTTGAGTATCGTACTCCCATTCTGCATGATCCAACTGCTTCAATGGAAGAGAAATACAACTGGAATGAATTTCGACTTCAGATGAGGCTTGCTCATTTGCTCTTTTCTACCGACAAGATCCTTGATATTTTCTCAAATACAGTATCACCAAATGCTCTGAAAGAGGCTAGCAGATTTTCCATCAAAACATCATTTATCTCCAAAAGCTGGCAATTCTTGATGAAGTCAATTGACGAGCAAACAACTCCATTTCCACAAGTAAAAGATAGCTTGTTTGAAATtgcattgaaaaacaaattaaaggaATGGCTTTTAGAACGAATTGTTGTAGGCAGCAAGAGTACTGAATATGATGCACAAGGGCAAGGTGTACTTCATTTGTGTGCAATGCTTGGATATAGTTGGGCAATCTCCTTATTTTCTTGGTCAGGCTTGTCACTAGATTTCCGTGACAAATTTGGATGGACAGCTCTTCATTGGGCAGCTTATtatggaat GGAGAAAATGGTTGCAACTCTGCTGTCCGCTGGGGCAAGGCCAAACCTGGTCACAGATCCTACTCCGAAAAATCCTGGTGGGTGTACTGCTGCTGATCTTGCTTATACGAAGGGCTATGATGGCTTAGCTGCTTACCTTTCCGAAAAGTCTCTGGTTGAGCAGTTCAATGACATGAGCTTGGCTGGAAATATCAGTGGCACACTGGACACTAGCTCAACTGATGTAGTAAACACTCAAGAACTTACTGAGGACCAGCTCTACTTAAAGGAGACATTGGCAGCTTACCGTACCGCTGCTGGGGCAGCTGCACGCATTCAAGCTGCATATAAGGAGCATGAGCTAAATCTACGATACAAGGCTGTTGAATTAAACACCCCAGAGCATCAAGCACGTCGTATAGTAGCAGCAATGAAGATTCAACATGCCTTTCGCAAGTATGAGACAAAGAAATCAAATGCAGCTGCTGTTCGAATTCAGCATAGATTCCGGACACGGAAAATCCGTAGAGAATTTCTTAATATGCGGCGTCAGGCTATTAAAATCCAA GCTGCTTTCAGGGGCTTTCAAGTCCGGAGGCAATATAAAAAGATCATATGGTCTGTTGGGGTGTTAGAGAAAGCAATTCTGCGATGGCGGTTAAAGAGGAAAGGCTTTCGAGGTCTCCAGGTTAATTCTGCTGAGGATGGGGAGCAGGAAGACGGTGTAGAGGAGGAATTCTTCAGGACTGGCCTGAAACAAGCCGAAGAACGTGTCGAGAGGTCGGTCGTACGTGTGCAGGCCATGTTCCGTTCTAAGAAAGCTCAAGAAGAATACAGAAGAATGAAGCTAGCATATAGTCAAGCAAAG ATGGATCTGGAATTTGAAGATTTCCTCACTTCTGAAGTTGACATGTTAACTGACATATAG
- the LOC108322319 gene encoding calmodulin-binding transcription activator 5 isoform X2, which produces MAHDLTGQLVGSEIHGFHTLQDLDVSNTMEEAKGRWLRPNEIHAILCNHKYFKIKAKPVHLPESGTIVLFDRKMLRNFRKDGHNWKKKSDGKTVKEAHEHLKVGNEERIHVYYAHGQDNPTFVRRCYWLLDKNLEHIVLVHYRETREIQLQSSPVTPVNSNSSSVSDPAASWVLAEDLDSGAKSAFSAELNDNLTVKSYEEKLHEINTLEWDDLVVSNVNTSTTSNGGNVLHSYQQNQSLLSGSFDNVSGTPSAEVPSLGLQSQDSFGTWMNIMSDAPCSIDESALATSISTVREPYLSLVADNQLSSLPEQVFNLTEVSPAWASSTEKTKVLITGYFHSDYQHLAKFNLVCVCGDVSFPVEIVQVGVYRCWVPPHSPGLVNIYLSFDGHKPISHVVNFEYRTPILHDPTASMEEKYNWNEFRLQMRLAHLLFSTDKILDIFSNTVSPNALKEASRFSIKTSFISKSWQFLMKSIDEQTTPFPQVKDSLFEIALKNKLKEWLLERIVVGSKSTEYDAQGQGVLHLCAMLGYSWAISLFSWSGLSLDFRDKFGWTALHWAAYYGMEKMVATLLSAGARPNLVTDPTPKNPGGCTAADLAYTKGYDGLAAYLSEKSLVEQFNDMSLAGNISGTLDTSSTDVVNTQELTEDQLYLKETLAAYRTAAGAAARIQAAYKEHELNLRYKAVELNTPEHQARRIVAAMKIQHAFRKYETKKSNAAAVRIQHRFRTRKIRREFLNMRRQAIKIQAAFRGFQVRRQYKKIIWSVGVLEKAILRWRLKRKGFRGLQVNSAEDGEQEDGVEEEFFRTGLKQAEERVERSVVRVQAMFRSKKAQEEYRRMKLAYSQAKMDLEFEDFLTSEVDMLTDI; this is translated from the exons GTGGTACTATTGTACTATTTGACCGCAAGATGCTTAGAAATTTCAGAAAAGATGGGCAcaattggaaaaagaaaagcgATGGGAAAACTGTTAAAGAAGCGCACGAACACTTAAAA GTTGGCAATGAAGAAAGGATCCATGTATATTATGCACATGGCCAAGATAACCCAACCTTCGTCCGTAGATGTTATTGGTTGCTTGATAA GAATTTGGAGCACATAGTCCTTGTTCATTATCGTGAAACACGAGAG ATACAATTGCAAAGTTCTCCTGTTACACCTGTAAATTCAAATTCAAGTTCTGTCTCTGACCCTGCGGCATCTTGGGTTCTAGCAGAAGACTTAGATTCTGGGGCGAAAAGTGCTTTCAGTGCTG AGCTTAATGACAATTTAACAGTTAAAAGTTATGAAGAGAAGCTTCATGAGATTAATACACTTGAATGGGATGACCTAGTTGTTTCAAATGTCAACACTTCTACTACATCTAATGGAG GCAATGTTTTACATtcatatcaacaaaatcaaagtTTACTTAGTGGAAGCTTTGACAAT GTATCTGGTACTCCTTCGGCAGAAGTTCCTTCTTTAG GCTTGCAAAGTCAGGACAGCTTTGGAACGTGGATGAACATCATGTCAGATGCACCATGTTCCATAGACGAGTCAGCTCTCGCAACATCAATTTCTACTGTTCGTGAACCATATTTATCACTGGTGGCTGATAATCAGCTATCTTCTTTGCCTGAACAAGTATTTAATCTCACAGAAGTGTCCCCTGCTTGGGCATCTTCCACTGAGAAAACAAAG GTCCTGATAACTGGATATTTTCATAGTGACTATCAACACCTTGCAAAGTTCAACCTAGTGTGTGTCTGTGGTGATGTAAGTTTTCCTGTAGAAATTGTTCAGGTCGGGGTTTACCGATGCTGGGTGCCACCACACTCCCCAGGATTGGTCAATATCTATTTGAGCTTTGATGGCCACAAGCCTATTAGCCATGTTGTTAATTTTGAGTATCGTACTCCCATTCTGCATGATCCAACTGCTTCAATGGAAGAGAAATACAACTGGAATGAATTTCGACTTCAGATGAGGCTTGCTCATTTGCTCTTTTCTACCGACAAGATCCTTGATATTTTCTCAAATACAGTATCACCAAATGCTCTGAAAGAGGCTAGCAGATTTTCCATCAAAACATCATTTATCTCCAAAAGCTGGCAATTCTTGATGAAGTCAATTGACGAGCAAACAACTCCATTTCCACAAGTAAAAGATAGCTTGTTTGAAATtgcattgaaaaacaaattaaaggaATGGCTTTTAGAACGAATTGTTGTAGGCAGCAAGAGTACTGAATATGATGCACAAGGGCAAGGTGTACTTCATTTGTGTGCAATGCTTGGATATAGTTGGGCAATCTCCTTATTTTCTTGGTCAGGCTTGTCACTAGATTTCCGTGACAAATTTGGATGGACAGCTCTTCATTGGGCAGCTTATtatggaat GGAGAAAATGGTTGCAACTCTGCTGTCCGCTGGGGCAAGGCCAAACCTGGTCACAGATCCTACTCCGAAAAATCCTGGTGGGTGTACTGCTGCTGATCTTGCTTATACGAAGGGCTATGATGGCTTAGCTGCTTACCTTTCCGAAAAGTCTCTGGTTGAGCAGTTCAATGACATGAGCTTGGCTGGAAATATCAGTGGCACACTGGACACTAGCTCAACTGATGTAGTAAACACTCAAGAACTTACTGAGGACCAGCTCTACTTAAAGGAGACATTGGCAGCTTACCGTACCGCTGCTGGGGCAGCTGCACGCATTCAAGCTGCATATAAGGAGCATGAGCTAAATCTACGATACAAGGCTGTTGAATTAAACACCCCAGAGCATCAAGCACGTCGTATAGTAGCAGCAATGAAGATTCAACATGCCTTTCGCAAGTATGAGACAAAGAAATCAAATGCAGCTGCTGTTCGAATTCAGCATAGATTCCGGACACGGAAAATCCGTAGAGAATTTCTTAATATGCGGCGTCAGGCTATTAAAATCCAA GCTGCTTTCAGGGGCTTTCAAGTCCGGAGGCAATATAAAAAGATCATATGGTCTGTTGGGGTGTTAGAGAAAGCAATTCTGCGATGGCGGTTAAAGAGGAAAGGCTTTCGAGGTCTCCAGGTTAATTCTGCTGAGGATGGGGAGCAGGAAGACGGTGTAGAGGAGGAATTCTTCAGGACTGGCCTGAAACAAGCCGAAGAACGTGTCGAGAGGTCGGTCGTACGTGTGCAGGCCATGTTCCGTTCTAAGAAAGCTCAAGAAGAATACAGAAGAATGAAGCTAGCATATAGTCAAGCAAAG ATGGATCTGGAATTTGAAGATTTCCTCACTTCTGAAGTTGACATGTTAACTGACATATAG